In a genomic window of Branchiostoma lanceolatum isolate klBraLanc5 chromosome 12, klBraLanc5.hap2, whole genome shotgun sequence:
- the LOC136446214 gene encoding uncharacterized protein, with protein MGFILSLLPLLLAVVPSESLTGSNVCSSIEYYGCRESYSQRYTTSCGTFSWSTCTRYRTSYRGATCSRTIYFCCSGYEQSGNLCARICTDSNCDAHLCWNDICPVCFHDYGTHNRRPARAFDVDGLNCERRCSWRSDSNLCFPGTCELATSCRCSSGFSGHHCKQITARPTYLHWIGYLYGNNGGTAEIDTDNLNTWTNKIPTRLEFQWQFKYDKPNPTYHAYIRDFKVGPVESSLSWWLRRGGSTVTIGSRSCDESLSRDDPPLAPVQCDREVSVSFTPSHLDELNIDISTKLGGFMAVYNYDSRRQYNVYYNDGPYRTISAKFGFDYTTPTNAGPLSDMLHLGEFFTKQQRITARWSGWADTGSGVGRYKVDVYQLQRAGEELTETYPPIHELVVNAPTSSVQFDMDVNTPGVFSVVLAVEDASGGVETGNIQLCRRFFIYDSLSDITVDVDENRGDLGSIFANTALADTDYQWQTNLGDPITVYYQDHFIQHTHHNGRFLAPIRAFSGLHNSATYDDVSTGGRSRQSIDNEQGVVRFQVAYGVDNQGGESLSPSGWTDVDDLHSGAQSLTVSRYDGNTMMVWIKATDIVGNEKTDVVTVHIDSSPPIIEDLWLEKDGELDLAVHNLKELWAMRVEFQAYDIHSGLHTISWELFDMDDYSIVHGTGDLAVRTESDPNLCLMGECVCSPMSPCYMTGYEIVPDASKMAIPTGGHNHDYHLVVTVTNRARLVTTKTLQITVDISPPEPGHVMDSLPDQIDMDFQTDASVDCNWNGFFDHESGVKFYHVYFDTRCRTSDDFDVPEPRMMTRKATDETHASYTAPAPGTYHCTVVAYNRALDPSVPVCSDGIVYDITSPTVTNIAIENIHVNSGAVKDGNGGVWMVDDMLRKVPVENPSSTCRSVARQVEDPHMFPDREPEFISGNKTSFSYTDWMELFESCESVGPLADHSFLTGDKHLIVYWNGTDGESSIQDYLVGLSSTESGVIDPDIMPLTPTNGHTFFNTRHSGLGEGSEFYLGITAINKAGLRTTKV; from the exons ATGGGTTTCATCCTGAGCTTGCTGCCCTTACTGTTGGCGGTCGTTCCTTCGGAATCTCTGACTGG GAGTAACGTCTGTTCGAGTATCGAGTACTATGGCTGCAGGGAGTCCTACTCCCAGAGATACACCACGTCCTGTGGCACTTTTAGTTGGTCAACCTGCACAAG GTACCGTACATCATATAGGGGCGCTACATGCTCTAGAACTATTTACTTCTGCTGTAGCGGGTATGAGCAGTCCGGAAATCTGTGTGCTA GGATCTGCACGGACTCCAACTGTGACGCGCACCTGTGCTGGAATGACATCTGCCCAGTTTGTTTCCATGACTACGGAACTCACAATAGGCGTCCTGCGCGAGCATTTGACGTAGATGGCTTGAACTGTGAAC GACGCTGTTCCTGGCGTTCGGACAGCAACTTGTGTTTCCCGGGAACCTGTGAGCTGGCTACGTCCTGTAGGTGCTCATCAGGCTTCTCTGGTCATCACTGCAAACAAA TTACTGCTCGGCCAACGTACCTGCATTGGATTGGATATCTGTACGGCAATAATGGCGGCACAGCAGAAATAGACACTGACAATCTCAACACATGGACCAACAAG ATTCCCACTCGTCTGGAGTTCCAGTGGCAGTTCAAGTATGACAAACCGAACCCTACTTATCATGCCTACATCCGGGACTTCAAGGTCGGCCCAGTGGAGAGCTCACTGTCATGGTGGCTTCGCAGAG GCGGTTCGACAGTCACCATTGGCTCCCGAAGCTGTGACGAGTCCCTAAGTCGTGACGACCCTCCCCTGGCACCTGTACAGTGTGACAGGGAGGTCAGCGTGTCCTTCACACCTTCGCACCTGGACGA GTTGAACATTGATATCTCCACAAAGCTAGGAGGATTCATGGCTGTGTACAACTATGACAGTAGGAGACAGTACAACGTTTACTACAACGATGGTCCCTATCGAACTATATCAGCAAAGTTCGG TTTTGACTACACAACGCCGACTAATGCAGGCCCTCTATCTGACATGTTACATCTCGGGGAGTTTTTCACAAAGCAG CAAAGGATAACTGCCCGTTGGTCGGGCTGGGCCGACACGGGGTCGGGAGTAGGACGGTACAAGGTTGATGTTTACCAGCTGCAGAGGGCCGGGGAGGAGCTAACGGAGACATACCCTCCCATCCATGAGC TGGTTGTGAATGCACCGACGAGTTCGGTGCAGTTTGACATGGACGTGAACACTCCGGGGGTCTTCTCTGTCGTCCTGGCCGTGGAGGATGCATCAGGGGGCGTGGAAACGGGAAACATACAG TTGTGTCGTCGCTTCTTCATCTATGACAGTCTGTCGGACATAACTGTGGACGTTGATGAAAACCGAGGGGACCTTGGATCGATTTTTGCCAACACTGCACTTGCCGACACCGACTACCAG TGGCAAACGAACCTGGGGGATCCCATTACAGTCTATTACCAAGATCATTTCATCCAGCACACCCACCACAACGGCCGCTTCCTGGCGCCCATCCGGGCCTTCAGCGGACTGCACAACTCGGCCACgtatgatgacgtcagcacagGGGGTCGTTCACGACAGTCAATAGACAACGAGCAGGGCGTGGTCAGATTTCAG GTGGCGTATGGAGTGGACAACCAGGGCGGAGAAAGTCTCTCACCATCCGGCTGGACTGATGTGGATGATCTCCACAGTGGTGCCCAGTCTCTTACAGTGTCAAG GTATGACGGCAACACGATGATGGTTTGGATCAAGGCCACTGATATTGTTGGGAACGAGAAGACCGATGTCGTCACTGTTCACATCGACTCGTCCCCACCCATCATCGAGGACCTTTGGCTGGAGAAAGACGGAGAACTGGACCTAGCGGTTCATAATCTTAAGGAACTTTGGGCGATGAG GGTGGAGTTTCAGGCCTATGATATCCACAGCGGACTGCACACTATCTCCTGGGAGCTGTTTGACATGGATGACTACAGCATTGTACATGGAACAGGCGACCTGGCCGTTCGAACGGAATCG GACCCGAATCTGTGCCTGATGGGAGAGTGTGTGTGCTCACCCATGTCTCCTTGTTATATGACTGGGTACGAGATCGTACCAGACGCGTCCAAGATGGCCATTCCCACTGGTGGGCACAACCACGACTACCACCTGGTAGTGACTGTCACCAACAGGGCACGTctggtcaccacaaaaactctTCAG ATCACCGTTGATATCAGCCCTCCTGAGCCAGGTCACGTGATGGATAGTCTTCCCGACCAAATTGACATGGATTTCCAG ACCGATGCGAGTGTCGACTGCAACTGGAACGGGTTCTTTGATCACGAGAGTGGCGTTAAGTTTTACCACGTTTACTTTGACACCCGGTGTAGAACATCAGATGACTTTGATGTGCCGGAACCGCGAATG ATGACCCGAAAGGCGACAGATGAGACACACGCTAGCTACACCGCCCCTGCCCCAGGTACATACCACTGCACAGTGGTGGCGTACAACCGTGCCCTGGACCCGTCCGTACCGGTCTGTTCAGACGGGATAGTGTACGACATCACCAGTCCTACAGTCACAAACATCGCTATAGAGAACATACACGTCAACTCGGGGGCGGTGAAGGACGGCAACGGAGGAGTTTGGATGGTGGACGACATGCTCAGGAAAGTACCCGTGGAAAACCCATCTTCAACATGCAG GTCAGTGGCCAGACAAGTTGAAGACCCACACATGTTTCCTGACCGTGAACCTGAGTTTATTTCCGGCAACAAGACCAGTTTCTCCTATACAGACTGGATGGAGCTGTTTGAGAGTTGTGAGTCTGTGGGACCGCTAGCCGACCACTCCTTCCTAACGGGGGATAAACAC TTGATAGTTTACTGGAACGGTACTGATGGTGAGAGCAGCATACAGGATTACCTGGTGGGTCTGAGCTCCACGGAGTCAGGTGTGATAGACCCTGACATCATGCCACTTACTCCAACTAATGGGCACACCTTCTTTAATACCAG GCACTCTGGACTCGGAGAAGGCAGTGAATTCTACTTGGGAATAACGGCCATAAACAAGGCCGGACTACGAACGACAAAGGTATGA